In Astatotilapia calliptera chromosome 16, fAstCal1.2, whole genome shotgun sequence, one genomic interval encodes:
- the phgdh gene encoding D-3-phosphoglycerate dehydrogenase, protein MAPISIKTVLISESVDPRCKTILEENGIRVTEKQNMTKDELIAEIKDYDGLVVRSATKVTADVISAANNLQIIGRAGTGVDNVDVPAATKKGIIVMNTPSGNTISAAELTCALLMSLSRNVPQAAMSMKQGNWDRKKFMGAELYGKVLGIVGLGRIGKEVASRMQSFGMRTIGYDPITPPEVSASWGVEQMSLEQLWPQCDYITVHTPLLPSTVGLLNDESFAKCKKGVKVVNCARGGIIDEEALLRALESGQCGGAGLDVFVEEPPKNHSLVEHPNVISCPHLGASTKEAQARCGEDIALQIVDMVKGKNLVGAVNAQVLASTFSQESQQLIKLGEAVGSVLQSFSASKKPFSHVQITTQGDCMKSSTGYMTSAVLVGLLNHESGCCPNLINALSLAKETGITVYQAHCASAGATEGVCKVEIAANGCSYKASGSVQGGAPVLLELCNSVFRQPISLTGNLLFFKAPANPQLLSSLAGVLATEGVEIESFSAPADRSGDLWYCVGVSSLLRDLSALNSVVKDAAQLSF, encoded by the exons ATGGCCCCGATCTCCATCAAAACCGTGCTGATTAGTGAAAGTGTCGACCCTCGCTGCAAGACGATTCTGGAGGAAAATGGCATCCGAGTCACGGAGAAGCAGAACATGACTAAGGATGAATTAATCGCGGAGATAAAG GACTATGATGGCCTCGTGGTTAGATCTGCAACCAAGGTAACAGCTGATGTTATCAGTGCTGCTAATAATCTCCAAATTATTGGAAGAGCTGGGACCGGTGTGGACAACGTAGATGTTCCTGCCGCTACCAAAAAGGGCATTATTGTCATGAA cacGCCGAGTGGCAACACGATCAGTGCTGCTGAGCTGACATGTGCTCTGCTCATGAGCCTCTCAAG AAATGTGCCACAAGCAGCGATGTCAATGAAGCAAGGAAACTGGGATCGCAAGAAG TTCATGGGCGCAGAGCTGTACGGCAAAGTGCTCGGAATAGTCGGACTTGGAAGAATAGGAAAGGAGGTCGCCTCGAGGATGCAGTCATTTGGCATGAGG ACTATTGGCTATGATCCAATCACTCCTCCAGAGGTGTCAGCCAGCTGGGGAGTGGAACAGATGTCTCTGGAGCAGCTCTGGCCCCAGTGTGACTACATCACTGTCCACACTCCCCTGTTGCCCTCTACTGTCG GTCTGCTTAACGATGAAAGCTTTGCCAAGTGCAAGAAAGGCGTGAAGGTTGTGAACTGTGCAAGAGGGGGCATCATCGATGAGGAGGCTCTGCTCAGAGCCTTGGAGTCTGGACAGTGTGGAGGAGCAGGCCTTGACGTCTTTGtggag GAGCCACCTAAGAACCACTCACTGGTGGAGCATCCCAATGTCATCAGCTGCCCTCACCTGGGAGCCAGTACGAAGGAGGCTCAGGCTCGCTGTGGGGAGGACATTGCCCTGCAGATCGTGGACATGGTGAAGGGAAAGAACCTGGTCGGAGCA GTAAATGCTCAGGTCTTGGCTAGCACGTTCTCCCAGGAGTCGCAGCAACTGATTAAACTCGGAGAAGCCGTTGGATCTGTTCTTCAGTCTTTCAGCGCGTCTAAGAAACCATTCAGTCACGTTCAAATTACTACACAAG GGGATTGCATGAAGTCCTCCACTGGTTACATGACTTCAGCTGTGCTGGTGGGTTTACTCAATCATGAATCAGGATGTTGCCCGAACCTCATCAACGCGCTGAGCTTAGCTAAGGAAACTGGAATCACG GTTTACCAGGCCCACTGTGCATCTGCCGGGGCCACTGAAGGAGTGTGTAAGGTGGAGATTGCGGCCAATGGCTGCAGCTACAAAGCCAGCGGTTCAGTTCAAGGTGGAGCACCTGTCCTCCTGGAGCTGTGCAACAGTGTGTTCAGACAGCCCATCTCTCTCACTGGAAATCTGCTGTTCTTTAAGGCCCCTGCGAATCCTCAACTCCTGTCCTCACTGGCTG GAGTGTTGGCCACAGAGGGAGTGGAGATTGAGTCTTTCAGTGCTCCTGCAGACCGCTCTGGGGATCTGTGGTATTGTGTGGGGGTGTCCTCTCTCTTGAGAGATCTCAGTGCCTTGAACTCCGTGGTGAAGGATGCAGCGCAGCTCAGCTTTTAA
- the mettl5 gene encoding rRNA N(6)-adenosine-methyltransferase METTL5, translating into MKLKELESCLQQVDTFEEPKILLEQYPTSAHIAACMLYTIQSTFDDIEGKLVADLGCGCGVLSIGAAMLDAGLCVGFDIDDDALDIFRRNAEEFEISNVDLIQCDMCRLEPEAYAEKFDTVIMNPPFGTKHNQGMDMKFLRAALTMAKTAVYSLHKTSTREHIQKKANDWGVKMEVIAELRYDLPASYKFHKKKSVDIQVDFLRFSKT; encoded by the exons ATGAAACTGAAGGAATTAGAAAGCTGTCTGCAGCAGGTGGACACATTTGAAGAGCCAAAAATCCTTCTTGAGCAGTATCCAACCAGTGCTCATATTGCAG catgtATGCTCTACACAATCCAGAGTACATTTGATGACATTGAGGGTAAACTCGTAGCAGACCTGGGATGTGGCTGCGGAGTCCTCAGCATCGGAGCTGCGATGCTTGACGCAGG TTTGTGCGTCGGCTTCGATATTGACGATGACGCTCTGGACATATTCAGAAGAAACGCAGAGGAGTTTGAGATTTCTAACGTGGATTTGATCCAGTGTGACATGTGTCGTCTGGAGCCAGAGGCGTACGCCGAAAAGTTTGACACTGTCATAATGAATCCACCATTTGGGACAAAACACAACCAAG GTATGGACATGAAGTTCCTCCGAGCTGCTTTAACCATGGCAAAGACAGCCGTTTACTCACTTCATAAAACGTCAACACGAGAA CACATACAAAAGAAGGCAAATGACTGGGGAGTAAAGATGGAAGTCATAGCAG AACTGCGATATGACCTGCCAGCATCTTACAAGTTCCACAAAAAGAAATCG GTTGACATCCAGGTGGACTTCCTACGATTTTCCAAAACTTGA
- the klhl23 gene encoding kelch-like protein 23 — protein MSHKQAEIYTYDFCDGDHPAELLDALRHFYISGLFTDVALQCGESGQVFHCHKALLSARSSYFKVMFTADMKERSNSVIKLSGIDYGVLGALVDYVYTAQVCITESNVQSLLEAADLLQFVPVKQACEEFLIRLLDVDNCLGMHAFAELHLCPGLEREARRVMLSRFPELIQQEEFLELHPEKMREVLAVQSLTVQKDEVLIDALATWVNHDLDNRIHHVSIMLHSIHLDLDEIYFKTTLDVYRQYLKKNDGKLKSIIIQALRSNGKEIPAARKMSANMYIIGGYYWHPLCEVHIWDPISNTWVQGKDMPNHARESYSVSLLGANIYVTGGYKTNTVEALDTVSIYNCDCDEWTEGCPMITARYYHCSVALHGCIYAIGGYRGGAPERDTEFYDPLKKKWFPVAKMIQGVGNATACVMGDKIYVTGGHYGYRGSCTYEKTQVYRPDVNEWSIITISPHPEYGLCSVSLNNKLYVVGGQTTIADCYDTERDEWRPISVMKERRMECGAVVINGCIYVTGGYSYSKGTYLQSIEKYNPELDSWEIVGTLPSPTRSHGCICVYGV, from the exons ATGTCACATAAACAAGCCGAAATCTACACATATGACTTCTGTGATGGTGACCATCCGGCAGAGCTCCTGGATGCGCTCAGGCACTTCTACATTAGCGGGCTGTTTACCGATGTCGCTCTGCAGTGTGGCGAGTCGGGACAGGTGTTTCACTGCCACAAGGCGCTGCTGTCAGCCCGCAGCTCCTATTTCAAAGTCATGTTCACAGCTGACATGAAGGAGAGATCAAACAGCGTCATCAAACTGAGCGGCATAGACTACGGGGTGCTGGGTGCTCTGGTGGACTATGTGTACACTGCTCAGGTGTGCATCACTGAGAGCAACGTACAGAGCCTGCTGGAGGCTGCAGACCTGCTGCAGTTCGTTCCTGTGAAGCAAGCATGTGAGGAGTTTCTCATTCGCCTCCTGGATGTGGACAACTGCCTGGGCATGCACGCTTTCGCTGAGCTGCACCTGTGCCCTGGGCTGGAGAGGGAGGCACGCAGAGTGATGCTGAGCAGGTTCCCGGAGCTCATTCAGCAGGAGGAGTTTCTAGAGCTGCACCCTGAGAAGATGAGAGAAGTCTTGGCTGTACAGAGCCTCACTGTGCAGAAAGATGAAGTGTTGATAGATGCTCTCGCCACATGGGTAAACCATGACTTAGATAATCGCATACACCACGTTTCAATTATGCTACATTCCATCCATCTGGATCTGGATGAGATTTACTTTAAGACCACGTTAGACGTGTATAGACAATACTTAAAGAAGAATGATGGGAAATTGAAATCTATAATCATCCAGGCTTTAAGGTCAAATGGAAAAGAGATACCTGCGGCTAGAAAAATGTCTGCCAACATGTATATCATTGGAGGGTACTATTGGCACCCCCTTTGTGAAGTCCACATCTGGGATCCTATCAGCAACACATGGGTGCAAGGAAAGGACATGCCCAACCATGCAAGAGAGAGCTACAGCGTCAGTTTACTTGGTGCAAATATCTATGTGACAGGTGGCTACAAGACAAACACTGTTGAGGCCCTGGACACTGTTTCAATTTATAACTGTGACTGTGATGAATGGACTGAGGGCTGCCCCATGATTACAGCCAGGTACTACCATTGCTCTGTGGCGTTGCACGGCTGCATCTATGCCATCGGAGGCTACCGGGGAGGAGCTCCAGAACGAGACACCGAATTTTATGATCcgttaaaaaagaaatggttCCCTGTGGCCAAAATGATCCAAG gTGTAGGAAATGCTACTGCGTGTGTAATGGGGGATAAAATCTATGTAACCGGAGGTCATTATGGCTACAGAGGAAGCTGCACCTATGAAAAAACACAGGTGTACAGACCAGATGTCAACGAGTGGAGCATCATTACAATAAGTCCCCATCCAG AGTACGGGCTGTGTTCTGTGTCTCTCAACAACAAGCTGTATGTGGTGGGTGGACAGACGACGATTGCCGACTGCTacgacacagagagagacgagTGGAGACCGATATCGGTGAtgaaggagaggaggatggaGTGTGGGGCCGTGGTAATAAATGGTTGTATTTACGTAACAGGTGGATACTCGTACTCCAAAGGGACTTACCTTCAAAGCATCGAGAAATATAACCCTGAGCTGGACTCGTGGGAGATAGTGGGGACTCTCCCCAGCCCGACCAGGTCACATGGCTGTATTTGTGTTTATGGTGTTTAG
- the ssb gene encoding lupus La protein — MAESQEEMSPLEGKVVRQIEYYFGDHNLPRDRFLKEQLQVDDGWVTLETMLKFNRLKSLTTDSSVLIAALEKSKTGLLEISEDKTKIRRSPSKPLPEQDDEYKDALKHKSVYMKGFPLETSLDEIQEWLNGKGSVVNIQMRRNLQRQFKGSVFICFDTEESAKQFLERTDIKSFKDNEMLVLSREAYHAKKVEERKQFKAETKAKVKQEKEQQQKHAEKKEMDLLLDEQSGRLLKFSGELEGVSREDFHELFSGIEHIKWVDFTRGAKEGTLLFDGKAQEALDKAKKEHGEELKINDNTVTWQLLEGDEEKDVMKKIIEAQQGSFSRCRGRGGRGRRGRRGRGGRDQGRTQYQGKKMKFESDDHHEEAAPIKREREDPDYGPAAKVIKTENGS; from the exons ATGGCAGAAAGTCAAGAAGAGATGTCTCCACTGGAGGGGAAAGTGGTGCGACAGATCGAG TACTACTTTGGCGATCACAATCTTCCAAGAGACCGGTTTCTCAAAGAGCAGCTGCAGGTCGATGATGGCTGGGTGACTTTGGAGACGATGCTTAAATTCAACAG GTTGAAGTCTTTAACCACAGACAGCAGCGTCCTCATTGCAGCTCTGGAGAAGTCAAAGACTGGTCTCTTGGAAATCAGTGAAGACAAGACAAAGATCAGGAGGTCTCCCAGCAAGCCCTTACCCGAACAGGACGATGAATACAAGGATGCACTTAAACACAAATCTGTATACATG AAAGGTTTCCCTCTTGAAACATCCCTGGATGAGATTCAGGAGTGGCTGAATGGCAAAGGCTCGGTAGTAAACATTCAGATGAGGAGAAACCTGCAAAGGCAGTTCAAG ggatctgtgtttatctgttttgacACTGAAGAGTCAGCCAAGCAGTTCCTAGAACGCACGGATATAAAATCATTCAAAGACAACGAGATGCTTGTGTTATCAAG ggaagCCTACCATGCCAAGAAGGTAGAAGagagaaaacagtttaaagcagAGACAAAAGCAAAAGTTAAACA GGAAAAGGAACAACAGCAGAAACAcgcagagaaaaaagaaatg GATCTGCTTTTGGATGAGCAGTCAGGACGTTTACTGAAGTTTTCAGGAGAGCTTGAAGGTGTTTCAAGAGAAGACTTCCATGAATTGTTCTCTGGCATCGAACACATAAAGTGGGTTGACTTCACAAGAGGGGCCAAAGAG GGCACCCTTCTGTTTGACGGGAAAGCACAGGAAGCGTTAGATAAAGCCAAAAAAGAACACGGAGAGGAACTGAAAATCAACGACAACACTGTCACATGGCAGCTGCTTGAAGGAGATGAGGAGAAGGATGTGATGAAGAAGATAATAGAGGCTCAACAAGGATCATTCAGCAGGTGCAGAGGCAGAG gtggaagaggaagaagaggccgACGGGGAAGAGGTGGCAGAGATCAAGGCAGAACTCAGTACCAAGGAAAAAAGATGAAGTTTGAAAGCGATGATCACCATGAGGAGG CTGCACCTATAAAGAGAGAACGGGAAGATCCCGATTATGGTCCTGCAGCAAAAGTTATCAAAACTGAAAATGGATCTTAG